One genomic window of Actinoplanes lobatus includes the following:
- the mltG gene encoding endolytic transglycosylase MltG — MIDELDVAFEEDAEGGGSRHDDRARKGRGRSAVALVLTLLLFTVLGGGIYLGYTKVAGFFVAADYEGTGSGPVEVTIIKNSSLTEIGNVLVKADVVKSTKAFLEAADAEPRSENIQAGTYVLRRQMAADQAVAQLLDPNTRLSKGVTIPEGKTAKQTYELLAKATGIPVKDFEEAAKDPEALGVPDWWFKRTDGKPVSKTAEGFLFPDTYEFDPKAGASQILKTMVEHFLTVTGEIGFADGVQKNLAVSPYEALIVASLAQAEAGNADDLPKVARVAYNRAYKKKMPLQFDVTTNYWLELNGKKAKHSGQLTEAEMNDPKNPYNSETVVGLPIGPINSPGKAALTGAQKPPVAPWLFFVAIDKAGHSAFASTDAEHEKNKKKACDNGIKLSDC, encoded by the coding sequence ATGATCGACGAACTGGACGTGGCGTTCGAAGAGGACGCCGAGGGAGGCGGTTCCCGGCATGACGACCGGGCCCGGAAAGGACGTGGCCGCTCCGCGGTCGCCCTGGTCCTGACACTTCTGCTGTTCACCGTGCTCGGTGGCGGCATCTACCTCGGCTACACCAAGGTCGCCGGCTTCTTCGTGGCAGCCGACTACGAGGGCACCGGCAGTGGCCCGGTCGAGGTCACGATCATCAAGAACTCGTCGCTCACCGAGATCGGCAACGTGCTCGTCAAAGCCGATGTGGTGAAGAGCACCAAGGCCTTCCTGGAGGCCGCCGACGCCGAGCCGCGCAGCGAGAACATCCAGGCCGGCACCTACGTGCTGCGCCGGCAGATGGCCGCCGACCAGGCGGTCGCCCAGCTGCTCGACCCGAACACCCGGCTCAGCAAGGGTGTGACCATCCCCGAGGGCAAGACCGCCAAGCAGACGTACGAGCTGCTCGCGAAGGCCACCGGCATCCCGGTCAAGGACTTCGAGGAGGCGGCGAAGGACCCGGAGGCGCTCGGCGTGCCGGACTGGTGGTTCAAGCGCACCGACGGCAAGCCGGTGTCCAAGACGGCGGAGGGCTTCCTCTTCCCGGACACGTACGAGTTCGACCCCAAGGCCGGCGCCTCGCAGATCCTCAAGACGATGGTCGAGCACTTCCTCACCGTCACCGGCGAGATCGGGTTCGCCGACGGGGTGCAGAAGAATCTGGCCGTCTCGCCGTACGAGGCTCTCATCGTGGCGTCGCTGGCGCAGGCCGAGGCCGGTAACGCCGACGATCTGCCCAAGGTGGCCCGGGTCGCCTACAACCGGGCGTACAAGAAGAAGATGCCGTTGCAGTTCGACGTCACCACGAACTACTGGCTGGAGCTCAACGGCAAGAAGGCGAAGCACTCGGGCCAGCTCACCGAGGCCGAGATGAACGACCCGAAGAATCCGTACAACTCGGAGACCGTGGTGGGACTGCCGATCGGGCCGATCAACAGCCCCGGCAAGGCCGCCCTGACCGGCGCCCAGAAGCCGCCGGTGGCGCCCTGGCTGTTCTTCGTCGCGATCGACAAGGCCGGGCACTCCGCGTTCGCCTCCACCGATGCCGAACACGAGAAGAACAAGAAGAAGGCCTGCGACAACGGGATCAAGTTGTCCGACTGCTGA
- the mltG gene encoding endolytic transglycosylase MltG, producing MIGEIEDLRYENNPDPGRWKHRKKEKGGRSVITFFLVLVLFGVLGGGAWYGYGKVSGFLSAADYDGPGSGEVIVEVKKGEYASDIAETLFKAGVVKSAAAFVEAAKDNPDSTGIQVGSYKLRKQMKASDAVLMLLDRKNQTVNGVVIPEGWTKMQVFAAFSEYTGIEVAEFEKAAKDISKLGVTSAWLKRTDGKKVDKSNIEGFLYPATYEIPQKATATDILKLVIKNFNAEMEKLDFAATAQSKLKISPYEALVAASITQVEALLPADMGPVSRVLYNRVYSGDFPCGCLQLDSTVNYWLRLNGKQGKSSEKLTIDEMHGENNPYRYNAPGMSIGPISNPGEIALKGAIDAPKSQYFFFVTIDKKGTMAYGKTYDQHNANIKVACKNGIPIC from the coding sequence GTGATCGGCGAGATAGAAGACCTGAGGTACGAGAACAACCCGGATCCCGGGCGATGGAAACATCGCAAGAAGGAGAAGGGTGGCCGCTCGGTCATCACGTTCTTCCTGGTCCTGGTGCTGTTCGGCGTCCTCGGTGGCGGAGCCTGGTACGGCTACGGCAAGGTGTCCGGCTTCCTGTCCGCGGCCGACTACGACGGCCCCGGCAGCGGTGAGGTGATCGTCGAGGTCAAGAAGGGCGAGTACGCCTCCGACATCGCCGAGACCCTGTTCAAGGCGGGGGTCGTCAAGAGTGCCGCGGCGTTCGTCGAGGCCGCCAAGGACAATCCCGACAGTACCGGCATTCAGGTTGGATCTTACAAGCTGCGCAAGCAGATGAAGGCCAGCGACGCGGTTCTGATGCTGCTGGACCGGAAGAACCAGACCGTCAACGGGGTGGTCATCCCCGAGGGCTGGACCAAGATGCAGGTCTTCGCGGCGTTCTCCGAGTACACCGGCATCGAGGTGGCGGAGTTCGAGAAGGCGGCCAAGGACATCTCGAAGCTCGGCGTCACGTCCGCCTGGCTGAAGCGGACCGACGGCAAGAAGGTCGACAAGTCCAACATCGAGGGCTTCCTGTACCCGGCGACCTACGAGATCCCGCAGAAGGCCACCGCGACCGACATCCTCAAGCTCGTCATCAAGAACTTCAACGCCGAGATGGAGAAGCTGGACTTCGCGGCCACGGCCCAGTCGAAGCTCAAGATCTCGCCGTACGAGGCTCTGGTCGCGGCGTCGATCACCCAGGTGGAGGCGCTGCTCCCGGCGGACATGGGTCCGGTGTCGCGGGTCCTCTACAACCGCGTGTACTCCGGTGACTTCCCCTGCGGATGCCTCCAGTTGGACAGTACGGTCAACTACTGGCTGCGGCTGAACGGTAAGCAGGGCAAATCATCCGAAAAGCTGACGATCGACGAGATGCACGGCGAGAACAACCCGTACCGGTACAACGCGCCGGGCATGTCGATCGGCCCGATCAGCAACCCCGGTGAGATCGCCCTGAAGGGTGCCATCGACGCTCCGAAGAGCCAGTATTTCTTCTTCGTGACCATCGACAAGAAGGGCACGATGGCGTACGGGAAGACGTACGACCAGCACAACGCCAACATCAAGGTCGCCTGCAAGAACGGCATCCCGATCTGCTGA
- the ruvX gene encoding Holliday junction resolvase RuvX — translation MTQRFARGVRLGVDVGQVRVGVARCDPDGILASPVVTVPRDRETGDDGTPKDMTELARLTAECEAIEVVVGLPVALNGREGVAAGHVRAYAERLGAVLAPVPVVLTDERMSTVVASRRLSERGVKGKRQRAVVDQAAAVEILQGWLNAQRRQT, via the coding sequence GTGACTCAGCGCTTCGCTCGGGGCGTCCGCCTGGGGGTGGACGTGGGTCAGGTGCGTGTCGGGGTGGCCAGGTGTGACCCCGACGGGATCCTGGCCAGCCCGGTGGTGACCGTGCCGCGGGACCGGGAGACCGGTGACGACGGCACGCCGAAGGACATGACGGAGCTGGCGCGGCTGACCGCCGAGTGCGAGGCGATCGAGGTCGTCGTCGGGCTTCCGGTGGCGCTCAACGGGCGTGAGGGTGTGGCGGCCGGCCACGTCCGGGCGTACGCGGAGCGGCTCGGCGCGGTGCTGGCGCCGGTCCCGGTCGTGCTGACCGACGAGCGCATGTCCACGGTCGTCGCCAGCCGCCGGCTCTCCGAGCGGGGTGTCAAGGGCAAGCGCCAGCGTGCGGTCGTGGATCAGGCGGCGGCCGTGGAGATCCTGCAGGGCTGGCTCAACGCGCAGCGGAGGCAGACTTAA
- the alaS gene encoding alanine--tRNA ligase, with protein MRTAEVKRRFLAHFEANGHTVVPSAPLPAIDDPNLLFINAGMVQFVPFFLGQRTPPYQRAASVQKCIRTPDIDEVGKTSRHGTFFQMNGNFSFGDYFKAGAIPLAWELSTKPVSEGGFGLDPEKIWATVYLDDDEAIEIWKQTGLPAERIVRRGKKDNFWSMGIPGPAGPCSELYYDRGPAYGKEGGPEVDEDRYLEFWNLVFMQHEITDVKSKEEFTIVGDLPKQNIDTGMGLERIASILQGVDNLYEIDEVRPILAKAAELTGREYGKRSGHAASESHPDDVRLRVIADHVRTALMLIGDGVTPTNEGRGYVLRRIMRRAIRSIRLLGWQERALPILLPIARDCMSPSYPELATDFERISTYAYAEEDQFLSTLKAGTTILDLAITETRASKKTQLSGDKAFQLHDTYGFPIDLTLEIAQEQGLDVDHEGFRRLMADQRNRAKADAAARKTGHADLSAYRSALDAGGPVEFTGYQEISRESRVRALIGDSGRIEVAGEGDFVELVLDTTPFYAEGGGQQADTGVINVGGGRLEIVDVQQPLPGLIVHKARVVRGEVRAGETALSEIDVTRRKAISRSHTATHLVHQTMRNFLGESATQAGSLNAPGRLRFDFHTPGAVSPSVLFDVEQQINEVLLRDLEVNAFVTSQEEARRLGAMALFGEKYGDEVRVVEVGDYARELCGGTHVARSGQLGLVKILNESSIGSGVRRVEALVGLDAFGFLAKEHLLVSRLADLFRVPGDQVADRVEQTVTALRDAEKELEKLRAQMVLGGAGALASGAKDVRGVAYVGTEAPEGAAVNDVRTLAQEIRGKIDAARPAVVAVTARANGKASLIVAINGAAKTRGLSAQDLVKAALSGRGGGNADLAQGGGVPAAEAPRLLTAIEQAVADKA; from the coding sequence ATGAGAACGGCGGAAGTAAAGCGGCGCTTTCTGGCGCATTTCGAGGCGAACGGGCACACGGTGGTCCCGAGTGCCCCGCTGCCGGCTATCGACGACCCGAACCTGCTGTTCATCAACGCCGGCATGGTGCAGTTCGTCCCGTTCTTCCTGGGGCAGCGGACCCCGCCGTACCAGCGGGCCGCGAGCGTGCAGAAGTGCATCCGGACGCCGGACATCGACGAGGTCGGCAAGACCAGCCGGCACGGCACGTTCTTCCAGATGAACGGCAACTTCTCGTTCGGTGACTACTTCAAGGCGGGCGCGATCCCGCTGGCGTGGGAGCTGTCCACGAAGCCGGTCTCCGAGGGCGGTTTCGGCCTGGACCCGGAGAAGATCTGGGCGACCGTCTACCTGGACGACGACGAGGCCATCGAGATCTGGAAGCAGACCGGCCTGCCGGCGGAGCGGATCGTGCGCCGCGGCAAGAAGGACAACTTCTGGTCGATGGGCATCCCCGGCCCGGCGGGCCCCTGCTCCGAGCTGTACTACGACCGTGGTCCGGCGTACGGCAAGGAGGGCGGCCCGGAGGTCGACGAGGACCGGTACCTGGAGTTCTGGAACCTGGTCTTCATGCAGCACGAGATCACCGACGTGAAGTCGAAGGAAGAGTTCACGATCGTCGGTGACCTGCCGAAGCAGAACATCGACACCGGCATGGGCCTGGAGCGCATCGCGTCGATCCTCCAGGGCGTCGACAACCTGTACGAGATCGACGAGGTCCGCCCGATCCTCGCCAAGGCCGCCGAGCTGACCGGTAGGGAGTACGGCAAGCGCTCCGGCCACGCCGCGTCCGAGAGCCACCCGGACGACGTCCGTCTGCGGGTGATCGCGGACCACGTCCGTACCGCGCTGATGTTGATCGGCGACGGCGTCACCCCGACGAACGAGGGCCGCGGCTACGTGCTGCGCCGCATCATGCGCCGGGCGATCCGGTCGATCCGGCTGCTCGGCTGGCAGGAGCGGGCGCTGCCGATCCTGCTGCCGATCGCGCGGGACTGCATGTCCCCGTCGTACCCGGAGCTGGCGACCGACTTCGAGCGGATCTCCACGTACGCGTACGCGGAGGAGGACCAGTTCCTCTCCACGCTGAAGGCGGGCACCACGATCCTGGACCTGGCGATCACCGAGACCCGCGCCTCCAAGAAGACGCAGCTGTCCGGTGACAAGGCGTTCCAGCTGCACGACACGTACGGTTTCCCGATCGACCTGACCCTGGAGATCGCGCAGGAGCAGGGCCTCGACGTCGACCACGAGGGCTTCCGCCGGCTGATGGCCGACCAGCGGAACCGGGCGAAGGCGGACGCGGCGGCGCGCAAGACCGGTCACGCGGACCTGTCGGCGTACCGGTCGGCGCTGGACGCGGGCGGCCCGGTCGAGTTCACCGGCTACCAGGAGATCTCCCGTGAGTCCCGGGTCCGGGCGCTGATCGGCGACTCCGGCCGGATCGAGGTGGCCGGCGAGGGCGACTTCGTCGAGCTGGTGCTGGACACCACCCCGTTCTACGCGGAGGGCGGCGGTCAGCAGGCGGACACCGGTGTGATCAACGTCGGTGGCGGCCGGCTGGAGATCGTCGACGTCCAGCAGCCGCTGCCGGGCCTGATCGTGCACAAGGCGCGGGTGGTCCGGGGCGAGGTGCGCGCGGGCGAGACGGCGCTGTCCGAGATCGACGTGACCCGCCGGAAGGCAATCTCCCGGTCGCACACGGCGACCCACCTGGTGCACCAGACGATGCGCAACTTCCTCGGTGAGTCGGCGACCCAGGCGGGTTCGCTGAACGCGCCGGGCCGGCTGCGGTTCGACTTCCACACCCCGGGCGCGGTCAGCCCGTCGGTGCTCTTCGATGTCGAGCAGCAGATCAACGAGGTGCTGCTGCGTGACCTCGAGGTCAACGCGTTCGTCACCTCGCAGGAGGAGGCGCGGCGGCTCGGCGCGATGGCGCTGTTCGGGGAGAAGTACGGCGACGAGGTCCGGGTCGTCGAGGTCGGCGACTACGCCCGTGAGCTGTGCGGCGGTACCCACGTCGCCCGGTCCGGCCAGCTCGGCCTCGTGAAGATCCTCAACGAGTCGTCGATCGGCTCCGGGGTGCGCCGCGTGGAGGCCCTGGTGGGTCTGGACGCGTTCGGCTTCCTGGCCAAGGAGCACCTGCTGGTGTCCCGCCTGGCCGACCTGTTCCGGGTGCCCGGCGATCAGGTCGCCGACCGGGTCGAGCAGACCGTCACGGCGCTGCGCGACGCGGAGAAGGAGCTGGAGAAGCTGCGGGCGCAGATGGTCCTGGGCGGGGCGGGGGCGCTCGCGTCCGGGGCGAAGGACGTGCGCGGTGTGGCGTACGTCGGGACCGAGGCGCCGGAGGGTGCGGCGGTCAACGACGTGCGGACGCTGGCGCAGGAGATCCGCGGCAAGATCGATGCGGCGCGTCCCGCGGTGGTCGCGGTGACCGCCCGGGCGAACGGCAAGGCGTCCCTGATCGTCGCGATCAACGGCGCCGCGAAGACCCGTGGGCTGTCCGCGCAGGACCTTGTCAAGGCGGCGCTGTCCGGCCGGGGTGGCGGCAACGCCGACCTGGCGCAGGGCGGCGGCGTGCCGGCCGCGGAGGCCCCGCGTCTGCTGACGGCGATCGAGCAGGCGGTCGCCGACAAGGCCTGA
- a CDS encoding DUF948 domain-containing protein — MDAGEIAGLIAAGAFLMLVLVLSVPILKLGRTVDATTNAINDLVDRTGPLLSNVNVTVENVNTALGQVQVSLDGVNVQLAKVDTMTGHAQNITANVANLVTVVSAAAANPLVKVASFGYGLRKATAARRHAEEEREVRAALKQRRKTAR, encoded by the coding sequence ATGGATGCCGGAGAAATCGCAGGCCTGATCGCGGCGGGCGCCTTCCTCATGCTCGTTCTCGTGCTGTCCGTGCCGATCCTGAAGCTGGGCCGCACCGTGGACGCCACCACGAACGCGATCAACGACCTGGTCGACCGGACGGGGCCGCTGCTCTCCAACGTGAACGTCACCGTGGAGAACGTGAATACCGCGCTCGGCCAGGTTCAGGTCTCTTTGGACGGCGTCAACGTCCAGCTCGCCAAGGTCGACACGATGACCGGGCATGCTCAGAACATCACGGCCAATGTCGCGAACCTGGTCACCGTCGTGTCGGCCGCCGCGGCCAATCCGCTGGTCAAGGTCGCTTCGTTCGGGTACGGCCTGCGCAAGGCCACCGCCGCCCGACGGCACGCCGAGGAGGAGCGCGAGGTCCGCGCCGCGCTCAAGCAGCGCCGTAAGACCGCCCGCTGA
- a CDS encoding replication-associated recombination protein A, which translates to METDGLFSLASPEAPTAGPAAAGTAGFGSPSGDAPLPVRMRPASLDELVGQKHLLAPGAPLRQLVTGASPMSVILWGPPGTGKTTIAHLVANATDRKFVAMSALTAGVKDVRAVIDTARRERRYGGPPTVLFIDEVHRFSKTQQDSLLAAVEDRTVTLLAATTENPYFSVISPLLSRCVLLTLQSLDEQDVRELIRRAIADERGLGGAVTLSAEAEDHVVRLASGDVRKALTALEAAAGSALAQDVREIDLATAEKAVDVAAVRYDRDGDAHYDVISAFIKSMRGSDPDAALHYLARMLVAGEDPRFIARRIVIFASEDVGMADPQALLVASAAAQAVQNVGLPEAGLNLAQAVVHLATAPKSNSVTTALGEAMADVRAGRGGPVPPHLRDAHYPGSRGLGHGRGYRYPHDDPRGVVRQQYAPDDLTGADYYRPTDHGAERLVAERVPRLRRIVRGLGPAPRTDGDESSSARVSRTVTASVGTRDRAAGGARAADESQSSADSEPVEAAVAGESPATDGGEGSDGAAADASGGVGEPPGAGASAATGAESDYDSGASAGEETR; encoded by the coding sequence ATGGAAACGGACGGGCTCTTCTCCCTCGCATCGCCGGAGGCGCCGACCGCTGGTCCGGCCGCCGCCGGGACCGCCGGATTCGGCTCGCCCTCCGGCGACGCGCCGCTCCCGGTGCGGATGCGGCCGGCCTCCCTCGACGAGCTGGTCGGGCAGAAGCATCTGCTCGCTCCCGGCGCCCCGCTGCGCCAGCTGGTGACCGGCGCGAGCCCGATGTCGGTGATCCTCTGGGGCCCGCCCGGCACCGGCAAGACCACCATCGCGCATCTGGTGGCCAACGCCACGGATCGCAAGTTCGTCGCCATGTCGGCGCTGACCGCCGGCGTCAAGGACGTGCGCGCGGTGATCGACACGGCCCGCCGCGAGCGACGTTACGGCGGCCCGCCGACCGTCCTGTTCATCGACGAGGTGCACCGCTTCAGCAAGACCCAGCAGGACTCGCTGCTCGCCGCGGTCGAGGACCGCACGGTCACCCTCCTGGCCGCGACCACGGAGAACCCGTACTTCTCGGTCATCTCGCCCCTGCTCTCCCGCTGCGTGCTGCTCACCCTCCAGTCCCTCGACGAGCAGGACGTGCGCGAGCTCATCCGGCGCGCGATCGCCGACGAGCGCGGGCTGGGCGGTGCGGTCACCCTTTCCGCCGAGGCAGAGGACCATGTGGTACGGCTGGCGAGCGGCGATGTTCGCAAAGCCCTCACGGCGCTGGAGGCCGCGGCCGGAAGCGCCCTGGCCCAGGACGTCAGGGAGATCGATCTCGCCACCGCGGAGAAGGCGGTCGACGTCGCCGCGGTCCGTTACGACCGGGACGGCGACGCCCACTACGACGTGATCAGCGCGTTCATCAAGAGCATGCGCGGCAGCGATCCGGACGCGGCCCTGCACTACCTGGCCCGCATGCTGGTCGCCGGTGAGGACCCACGGTTCATCGCCCGGCGGATCGTGATCTTCGCCAGCGAGGACGTCGGCATGGCCGATCCGCAGGCGCTGCTCGTGGCGTCGGCGGCGGCTCAGGCCGTACAGAACGTGGGTCTGCCGGAGGCCGGGCTCAACCTGGCCCAGGCCGTCGTGCACCTGGCCACCGCCCCGAAGTCGAACAGCGTCACCACCGCGCTCGGCGAGGCGATGGCGGACGTCCGGGCCGGCCGGGGCGGGCCCGTTCCGCCGCATCTGCGCGACGCCCACTACCCGGGCTCGCGAGGGCTGGGCCACGGCCGTGGCTACCGTTACCCGCACGACGACCCGCGCGGTGTGGTCCGCCAGCAGTACGCTCCCGACGACCTGACCGGAGCCGACTACTACCGTCCGACCGACCACGGCGCCGAACGCCTGGTGGCCGAGCGGGTCCCCCGCCTCCGGCGTATCGTTCGCGGTCTCGGCCCGGCTCCGCGCACTGATGGTGACGAATCTTCCTCGGCGCGGGTGAGCAGGACTGTTACCGCTTCGGTGGGGACCCGGGACCGCGCGGCGGGTGGTGCTCGGGCCGCCGATGAGTCACAGTCGTCGGCGGACTCGGAACCGGTCGAGGCCGCGGTGGCGGGGGAGAGCCCGGCCACCGACGGTGGTGAGGGCTCCGACGGGGCCGCGGCTGACGCCTCCGGCGGGGTGGGAGAGCCCCCTGGAGCCGGGGCTTCCGCAGCGACCGGGGCCGAGAGTGACTACGACAGCGGCGCCAGCGCCGGAGAGGAAACGCGGTGA
- the aspS gene encoding aspartate--tRNA ligase produces MIRTHDAGTLRASDAGTTVTLAGWVARRRDHGGVIFVDLRDASGVVQVVFREEDAHALRNEFCVKVVGEVSARPAGNENPELVTGAIEVVASELTVLSEAAPLPLPVDDTVTASDDLRLKYRYLDLRRSGPAKALRLRSRANQIAREVLHARDFNEIETPTLTRSTPEGARDFLVPVRLQPGTWYALPQSPQLFKQLLMVAGMERYYQIARCYRDEDFRADRQPEFTQLDIEMSFVTQDDVIALGEEIVSRLWSELADYQVQLPIPRITWTDAMNRYGSDKPDLRYGVELVELTDYLRGTAFRVFAGAIDAGGYVGAVVMPGGASQTRKELDGWQDWAKARGARGLAYVVLDSETGEPKGPVAKNLSPEHLAGLADQVGAKPGDAVFFAAAAERREAQELLGAARIEIAKRAKLIDESAWAFCWVVDAPMFEKTDDGGWTAVHHPFTSPNEEWEARFEEAPDQALAYAYDIVVNGNEIGGGSVRIHRADVQSRVFDLLGITPEEAADKFGFLLEAFKYGPPPHAGIALGWDRTCMLLSGNDSIREVIAFPKTRGGFDPLTTAPTPITAQQRLEAGIDAKPKATAGTPGTDGQAVPVLHSN; encoded by the coding sequence GTGATCCGTACCCATGACGCCGGCACTCTGCGCGCGAGCGACGCCGGCACGACGGTGACGCTCGCCGGGTGGGTCGCGCGTCGGCGCGACCACGGCGGTGTCATCTTCGTCGACCTCCGCGACGCCTCGGGTGTGGTGCAGGTGGTGTTCCGCGAGGAGGACGCGCACGCGCTGCGCAACGAGTTCTGTGTGAAGGTCGTCGGCGAGGTCAGCGCCCGCCCGGCCGGCAACGAGAATCCGGAGCTGGTCACCGGCGCGATCGAGGTGGTCGCCAGCGAGCTGACCGTGCTCTCCGAGGCGGCCCCGCTGCCGCTGCCGGTCGACGACACGGTCACCGCCTCGGACGACCTCCGCCTCAAGTACCGCTACCTGGACCTGCGCCGTTCCGGTCCGGCGAAGGCGCTGCGCCTGCGCAGCCGCGCCAACCAGATCGCCCGCGAGGTGCTGCACGCCCGCGACTTCAACGAGATCGAGACGCCGACGCTGACGCGTTCGACGCCGGAGGGCGCCCGCGACTTCCTGGTCCCGGTCCGCCTCCAGCCCGGCACCTGGTATGCACTGCCGCAGTCCCCCCAGCTGTTCAAGCAGCTGCTGATGGTGGCCGGCATGGAGCGGTACTACCAGATCGCCCGCTGCTACCGCGACGAGGACTTCCGCGCCGACCGGCAGCCCGAGTTCACCCAGCTCGACATCGAGATGTCGTTCGTCACGCAGGACGACGTCATCGCGCTCGGCGAGGAGATCGTCTCCCGCCTGTGGAGCGAGCTCGCCGACTACCAGGTGCAGCTGCCGATCCCGCGGATCACCTGGACCGACGCGATGAACCGCTACGGATCCGACAAACCCGATCTCCGGTACGGGGTGGAGCTGGTCGAGCTCACCGACTACCTTCGCGGCACCGCCTTCCGGGTGTTCGCCGGCGCGATCGACGCGGGCGGCTACGTCGGCGCGGTCGTCATGCCGGGCGGCGCGTCGCAGACCCGTAAGGAGCTGGACGGCTGGCAGGACTGGGCGAAGGCGCGCGGCGCCCGTGGCCTGGCCTACGTGGTGCTGGACTCCGAGACGGGCGAGCCGAAGGGCCCGGTCGCGAAGAACCTGTCGCCGGAGCACCTGGCGGGTCTCGCCGACCAGGTCGGGGCGAAGCCGGGCGACGCCGTCTTCTTCGCCGCCGCGGCCGAACGGCGGGAGGCGCAGGAGCTGCTCGGCGCGGCCCGGATCGAGATCGCCAAGCGGGCGAAACTGATCGACGAGTCCGCCTGGGCGTTCTGCTGGGTGGTCGACGCGCCGATGTTCGAGAAGACGGACGACGGTGGCTGGACCGCGGTGCACCACCCGTTCACCTCGCCGAACGAGGAGTGGGAGGCGCGCTTCGAGGAGGCGCCGGACCAGGCCCTTGCGTACGCGTACGACATCGTCGTCAACGGCAACGAGATCGGCGGCGGATCGGTCCGTATCCACCGTGCCGACGTCCAGAGCCGGGTCTTCGACCTGCTCGGCATCACGCCGGAGGAGGCCGCGGACAAGTTCGGCTTCCTGCTGGAGGCGTTCAAGTACGGCCCGCCGCCGCACGCCGGCATCGCGCTCGGCTGGGACCGGACCTGCATGCTGCTCAGCGGCAACGACTCGATCCGTGAGGTCATCGCGTTCCCGAAGACCCGCGGCGGCTTCGACCCGCTGACCACCGCGCCCACGCCGATCACCGCCCAGCAGCGCCTGGAGGCCGGGATCGACGCCAAGCCGAAGGCCACCGCGGGCACCCCGGGCACCGACGGCCAGGCGGTTCCGGTCCTGCACTCGAACTGA